A single Dunckerocampus dactyliophorus isolate RoL2022-P2 chromosome 2, RoL_Ddac_1.1, whole genome shotgun sequence DNA region contains:
- the bsk146 gene encoding serine/threonine-protein kinase SBK1, with protein MSSSPLTSQAHMDILDELQLITAQNLEKVEINKYYEVIRELGKGTYGKVDLVIHKIRGTKMALKFLKKKTTKLKSFLREYSISLYLTPCPFIINMFGIAFETDEYYVFAQEYALAGDLFDIIPPQVGLPETVAKRCVHQVAIALDYLHCKKLVHRDIKPENILIFDRECRKVKLSDFGMTRRAGSPVKRVSGTIPYTAPELCDVSRHEGFCVDYSTDVWAFGVLLFCMLTGNFPWEKALASDSFYQEFIRWQRRRTNTVPSQWRRFTEQALRMFRRLLSVEQDRRCSVKEVFGYFSHSWMLDGENNNNSGNGGSGAGGERVVGSSNVRAEVNNTISSSSSGEEDEELLVERMKQQTLSPLSPLSPVAVDRGSGGGPKGGMMELGGGHHFVSVSTNSSVSSTNSYERMPRENSSPGGRMLVATPIEICV; from the exons ATGAGTTCATCCCCGCTGACGTCGCAAGCTCACATGGACATCCTGGATGAGCTACAGCTGATCACAGCCCAGAACCTGGAGAAGGTGGAGATCAACAAGTACTACGAAGTGATTAGGGAGTTGGGCAAGGGCACCTATGGAAAGGTGGACCTGGTCATCCACAAGATCAGAG GTACAAAAATGGCACTGAAGTTCTTGAAGAAGAAGACGACCAAGCTGAAGTCGTTCCTGAGGGAGTACAGCATCTCGCTCTACCTGACTCCCTGCCCTTTCATCATCAACATGTTTGGCATCGCCTTTGAGACGGACGAATACTATGTGTTCGCGCAGGAATACGCACTAGCAGGGGATCTCTTTGACATCATTCCTCCACAG GTTGGTCTTCCCGAAACAGTGGCTAAGCGCTGCGTGCACCAAGTAGCCATCGCTCTGGACTACCTGCACTGTAAGAAGCTGGTCCACAGGGACATCAAGCCAGAAAACATACTCATTTTTGACCGGGAATGCCGCAAGGTGAAGTTGTCTGACTTTGGCATGACCCGCCGTGCTGGCTCACCTGTAAAACGA GTCAGTGGCACCATCCCGTACACGGCCCCCGAGCTGTGCGACGTGTCCCGCCACGAGGGCTTCTGCGTGGACTACAGCACGGACGTGTGGGCCTTTGGCGTGCTGCTCTTCTGCATGCTAACGGGTAACTTCCCGTGGGAGAAGGCGCTGGCCTCCGACTCCTTCTACCAGGAGTTCATCCGCTGGCAGAGGAGAAGGACGAACACGGTGCCttcccagtggagacgcttcacCGAGCAGGCCCTCCGCATGTTCCGCCGCCTTCTCTCGGTGGAGCAGGACCGCCGCTGCTCCGTCAAAGAGGTGTTCGGGTACTTCAGCCACTCGTGGATGCTGGATGgggagaacaacaacaacagcggcAACGGGGGAAGCGGCGCCGGTGGGGAAAGGGTCGTCGGAAGCAGCAATGTACGAGCGGAGGTGAACAACACTATTTCCTCGTCTTCGTCTggggaggaagacgaggaactCCTAGTGGAGCGGATGAAGCAGCAGACTCTGTCTCCCCTTTCCCCGCTGTCACCGGTGGCTGTGGATCGAGGGAGCGGAGGCGGGCCTAAGGGCGGCATGATGGAACTCGGCGGGGGCCACCACTTCGTGTCCGTGTCCACCAACAGCTCGGTGTCGTCCACCAACAGTTACGAGCGTATGCCGCGGGAAAACAGTTCGCCGGGAGGCCGCATGCTCGTGGCCACGCCCATCGAGATTTGCGTCTGA